Proteins encoded within one genomic window of Cucumis sativus cultivar 9930 chromosome 3, Cucumber_9930_V3, whole genome shotgun sequence:
- the LOC101213414 gene encoding probable protein phosphatase 2C 10 isoform X2: MEDYHVAKFVQIQEHELGLFAIYDGHLGESVPAYLQKHLFSNILKEEEFWVDPNSSISKAYEKTDQAILSHSSDLGRGGSTAVTAILINGQRLWVANVGDSRAVLSRGGEAVQMTIDHEPNTNTERRTIENKGGFVSNMPGDVPRVNGQLAVSRAFGDKSLKSHLRSDPDIRDINVDANTDILILASDGLWKVMANQEAVDIARRIKDPLKAAKQLITEALEKESKDDISCIVVRFR, encoded by the exons ATGGAAGATTACCATGTTGCTAAATTTGTTCAGATTCAAGAACATGAATTGGGACTCTTTGCTATTTATGATGGTCATTTAGGAGAAAGTGTGCCTGCCTATTTACAAAAGcatttgttttctaatatCCTGAAAGAG GAAGAGTTTTGGGTTGATCCCAACAGCTCCATCTCAAAAGCATATGAGAAGACGGACCAGGCGATTCTATCCCACAGCTCTGACTTGGGTCGTGGTGGATCAACTGCTGTTACTGCTATTCTGATTAATGGTCAAAGACTATGGGTGGCCAATGTTGGAGATTCACGTGCAGTTCTTTCTAGAGGGGGTGAAGCTGTACAGATGACCATCGATCATGAACCGAATACGAATACGGAACGTCGAACCATTGAGAATAAAGGTGGCTTTGTTTCAAACATGCCAG GAGACGTACCTCGAGTGAACGGCCAGTTAGCAGTTTCACGAGCATTTGGAGACAAAAGTCTAAAATCTCACTTGCGATCTGATCCTGATATACGTGATATTAATGTAGATGCCAACACGGACATATTAATTCTTGCCAGCGACGGTCTATGGAAG GTCATGGCCAACCAAGAAGCTGTCGATATTGCACGAAGAATCAAAGACCCACTGAAGGCTGCAAAGCAGTTGATAACTGAGGCTTTGGAGAAAGAGAGTAAAGATGATATCTCATGCATTGTGGTTAGGTTTAGGTGA
- the LOC101213169 gene encoding 14-3-3 protein 7, protein MAKERELLVYSAKLAEQAERYEEMVEEMKKIAKLNVELTVEERNLLSVGYKNVIGARRASWRILSSIEQKETTKHNEKNVERIIGYRHGVEDELSKICSKILSIIDQHLLPCSSAGESTVFYHKMKGDYCRYLAEFKSGDEHKQVADQSLKSYEAASAIANSDLSPTHPIRLGLALNFSVFYYEILNSPERACHLAKQAFDEAIAELDSLNEESYKDITLIMQLLRDNLTLWTSDLADEGEQSNADEL, encoded by the exons ATGGCGAAAGAGAGAGAACTACTCGTTTACTCTGCTAAATTGGCTGAACAAGCTGAGAGATATGAAG AGATGGttgaggaaatgaagaaaattgcGAAGTTAAATGTGGAATTGACTGTGGAAGAAAGAAATCTGCTATCTGTTGGCTATAAGAATGTAATAGGAGCTAGACGAGCTTCCTGGCGTATTTTGTCTTCAATTGAACAGAAGGAAACTACCAAACATAATGAGAAGAACGTGGAACGGATAATTGGTTACAGGCATGGGGTTGAAGATGAGCTCTCTAAAATATGCAGTAAAATATTGTCAATCATTGACCAGCATCTCCTTCCATGTTCCTCAGCTGGAGAATCTACTGTGTTCTACCATAAGAT GAAAGGAGACTACTGTCGGTATTTGGCTGAGTTTAAATCCGGTGATGAGCATAAACAAGTTGCGGATCAGTCATTAAAGTCTTACGAG GCTGCTTCTGCAATTGCTAACTCTGATTTGTCTCCAACTCATCCTATAAGACTTGGCTTGGCTCTGAACTTCTCTGTTTTCTACTACGAGATATTGAATTCCCCTGAAAG GGCCTGCCACCTTGCTAAGCAGGCCTTTGATGAGGCTATTGCAGAACTTGACAGTCTCAATGAGGAATCCTACAAGGACATTACCCTTATTATGCAGCTCCTTAGGGACAATCTGACTCTGTGGACATCCGATCTTGCAGATGAAG GAGAGCAGTCCAATGCCGATGAACTTTAG
- the LOC101213414 gene encoding probable protein phosphatase 2C 10 isoform X1: MDKLCCFNASYSGIRSALNYGKGRSHEGIIKYGFCLVKGKANHPMEDYHVAKFVQIQEHELGLFAIYDGHLGESVPAYLQKHLFSNILKEEEFWVDPNSSISKAYEKTDQAILSHSSDLGRGGSTAVTAILINGQRLWVANVGDSRAVLSRGGEAVQMTIDHEPNTNTERRTIENKGGFVSNMPGDVPRVNGQLAVSRAFGDKSLKSHLRSDPDIRDINVDANTDILILASDGLWKVMANQEAVDIARRIKDPLKAAKQLITEALEKESKDDISCIVVRFR, from the exons ATGGATAAACTGTGCTGTTTTAATGCTTCATATTCTGGG ATTAGATCCGCATTGAATTACGGTAAAGGAAGAAGCCATGAGGGGATAATCAAGTATGGGTTCTGCCTGGTTAAAGGGAAAGCTAATCATCCCATGGAAGATTACCATGTTGCTAAATTTGTTCAGATTCAAGAACATGAATTGGGACTCTTTGCTATTTATGATGGTCATTTAGGAGAAAGTGTGCCTGCCTATTTACAAAAGcatttgttttctaatatCCTGAAAGAG GAAGAGTTTTGGGTTGATCCCAACAGCTCCATCTCAAAAGCATATGAGAAGACGGACCAGGCGATTCTATCCCACAGCTCTGACTTGGGTCGTGGTGGATCAACTGCTGTTACTGCTATTCTGATTAATGGTCAAAGACTATGGGTGGCCAATGTTGGAGATTCACGTGCAGTTCTTTCTAGAGGGGGTGAAGCTGTACAGATGACCATCGATCATGAACCGAATACGAATACGGAACGTCGAACCATTGAGAATAAAGGTGGCTTTGTTTCAAACATGCCAG GAGACGTACCTCGAGTGAACGGCCAGTTAGCAGTTTCACGAGCATTTGGAGACAAAAGTCTAAAATCTCACTTGCGATCTGATCCTGATATACGTGATATTAATGTAGATGCCAACACGGACATATTAATTCTTGCCAGCGACGGTCTATGGAAG GTCATGGCCAACCAAGAAGCTGTCGATATTGCACGAAGAATCAAAGACCCACTGAAGGCTGCAAAGCAGTTGATAACTGAGGCTTTGGAGAAAGAGAGTAAAGATGATATCTCATGCATTGTGGTTAGGTTTAGGTGA